A region of the Orenia marismortui DSM 5156 genome:
ACAATAGCTTGGCTATGTAGTAATGATAAAAATCTTTGTGATATCATAATTGGCTATTATGGTTCAAAAATTAGAGATTATACAGAAATACTGCCTAAATCTCCAACTATATTATTTTTCCCAGAGGAAGAGAAGGAATTCAATGTATTAAATTTAATCGAGAAGATAAAAGAAAACACAAATATTAAAATTTATAAATTTAAAGCAGAACATGGATTTAGTGATCCTTATTCAAGCAAATATTGTTTTAAAACAGCAAAGAAGGCGGAAGAAAAGATGATGGAATTCATACAAGACTATATTGATGATTTTATTGTGGGATGAGAGATTTTAGAACATTTCTCATTTGAAAGAATTTATAAAATTATAGGGAAGGTTGTAAAAGTAGGAACTAAGAATAAGCTTAATATTTCTAGAAGAAAATTAAACAAAGCAAGAGCATTGGGACGTGATTTGTAGAAAATCTTTTAAATTTATTAAAGCTTCGATATACATCTTATCTTGAAGTAAAAAAAGTCCCTGCTTAGGGACTAAAGTTTAGAAGTTATATGCTTAGTTTAAAAATTATAAGTAAAACCTACTTTAGTTTCGAAGCCACTTAAATCAAGTTCTGAAATTTCAATATTATTTTCAGTTATATTTTCGTCTAGATCCATTTTTAAATAGCGATAACTAATATTACATAAGAAATTTAGATTATCTGTTAAAGAATAGTGGAAGTTAGAACCTATTTTAAAGCCTAATTCTCCTTCTAAATCACTATCGTTATTTACATCTCTATTTGTAGAATTACTAATATTAATATAATATTCATTATTTATCTCTCCAGTATAATAACCTATTCCTCCTGTTAATTGTAAATAATCATTTAATTTTTTGCCAACTTCTCCATAGATACCTTGTACTTTGATTTCGTTATTGAGTTTTACCACAGTAGTCCCATTATTATTATTTGGATCTGTCCATTCAGTGTATACTGAAGCATTATCTTCATTAGAAAATTCTTCATATTGGGCTGTTATTAATAGATTATTTCTTGTAGTAGAAATACCAATATAGTATCCATTAGCATCTTCGATCTGATCTAAGGGGTCTATTACTTTTTTATTAAAGGTATAACCTAATGACTCATCGAATTCAATTATATTATCTATAGAATGATTATATTCTTGAATATAATCATTAATTTCTGGATCTAAGTCAAGGTAATAATAGCCCCCTACAATTTGATATTCCGCTGCTAAAGTAGTGGTAGAGAATAAAATTATAAGAAAGGTTGAATAAATTAATATTCTTTTCTTCATGGTTTACCTCCTTTCTTCTGATAATTAATAAATATTATTTAAAATTACTAGAAAATATTCATTAAATAAAAATAAA
Encoded here:
- a CDS encoding dienelactone hydrolase family protein, with the translated sequence MLTYHNQSDICVLVIHEIYGINQHMQTICEKLSDCRFDVICPNLLQREDCYSYCDEKDAYQNFKENIGFSLATRRVKALLYKIRDKYEIIIVVGFSIGATIAWLCSNDKNLCDIIIGYYGSKIRDYTEILPKSPTILFFPEEEKEFNVLNLIEKIKENTNIKIYKFKAEHGFSDPYSSKYCFKTAKKAEEKMMEFIQDYIDDFIVG